The sequence TGGCCGGAATTGGTTGCCCACGTTGAGCAAACACGAATACAGCTGTCAAAAGCATAAAAAGGAGAATTGGCAAAGCGGGCAATGTATCGACTACACTCTGATTGTCAATTAATTGGTCCTGGCGGAAACAGCTGGAATTCGCGGATGCCGATACTCCCTACGGACTCCTGAATAACCAGTCTGAATCGTTTTGCCGTAACAGGAGTAATGGACTTTCGCCACTCGCTACCGGGTTGCTGGCCACTCGCTAGCGTAAACCATTGCTGATCTTTTTCGTATTGAATGGCAAATCGTCCGATCTGTGGGGTTAAAGCTGATGTTTTAGCAGGGATGAACGCATTAACCACCACCTGGCCAACTCGCTGAGGCTGGCCAAGATCAATTTCGAGCCAGCCAGTTGAGTTAAATAGCGCCTGTAGTTTTGCCGATTGAAAAGAAAGGTCGGTGCCATAATAGTTGTCAAAGTGAACATCACTACGACGCCCTAATTTCCAGTAAGTTTTTGGGTCATCGTCGACAGTTGCAGTAGCATTATGTAGGAAAGTACTAAGTTCGCTGGACGCTTTGGCTGATTTAGTATAGGCCAGCGAACCCGTTTTTGAGAACGGCCGAATGAGTGATAAAGTAGTCGCCGGTCGATCGAGGGTGATCGCAATGATTGTGGCGATTGAATCGCGCAAGGTTACTGGAATCACTAGTTCCAGATTTTCTTTATGCTGACGGAAGGTTACCGAACCGCCATTTAATAAGGTAGCCTGTTTGATTGGTACAGGTAAGGCTGGGAGCACGAATGTTCCATCGGTTACCGTCAGAATATGCAGAAAAATTTTATTAGCCTTTTGCGTACAGACATAAGAATCGGTTGGTGTATAAGGGCCACCGGCTGTGCCATAAATAGCTTCCGAACGGGGCTTAATCCAGGAACCAAGTTCATAAAGACGGTTTGTGAAAAGGGAAGGAAACTGTCCCAGACTGTCGGGGCCAACGTTTAGCAGTAAATTGCCGTTGCTGCCTACACAACGCAACAATGTGTGTACCGACTCGCTCAGGCTCCGGGGCGTATCGCCAAATTTCCAAGCCCATTGGTGTCCCATATTCGTACAGGTTTCCCAGGGAGTTTGCCCAAAGCCTGCTACAAACCCTTCTGGTGTTGCATAATCACCATAGGTGCCGGGTTGACTGTGTGATTCATCGGGACTAAAGACTTCCAGTCGGTTGTTCAGAATAATACCCGGTTGTAGCCGATGAACCAGCTCATAAACCTGTTTCGGATTGGCAGGAGAGGGTGAGCCTTCATAGTCGAACCACAACAGATCAATCGTACCATAATTAGTCAGTAATTCGGTAAGCTGGGTCATCATCCGGCCAACAAACTCGTTGTTGCTGGCCGGATTGCGGCAGTCGGGGTCTTTCCAGTCGGCCAGAGAAAAATACCAGCCAATCTTAAGACCTGCTTCGTGCGCAGCATCGGCCAGCTCTTTGCAGACATCCCGCCCGAATGGAGCCGACATGATGTTGTACGCTGTGGATTTCGTGTTCCAGAGGCAGAAACCATCGTGGTGTTTGGCGGTGAGCACAACGTACTTCATACCTCCGGCCTTTGCCTGGGCTACCCACTCTTTGGCATTGAAGCGGGTAGGGTTGAATCGCCGGTAAAGCGAGTCATACCGGTTTTTACCGTAATCAGTTCGAGACCAGCTAATTTCTTTGCCGATAAGCGAGATCGGACCCCAGTGAATAAACAGGCCAAATCGGGCATCTCGCCACCAGTTTAGCCGTTGGTCCTGCGTCGAGGCTGACTGAGCCATCAGGCTGATTGTCAGCATGATCAACGTTGTAGAAAGGCAAAGCGAACGAATGGTAGAGACGGGCATAAACACAGAGTCAATGTCGCTGTTGGTAAGGGTGTCGTTATAATTCTATACACATAGAAGCAACGCTCAACAGTTTTTTACCACTAACCTAAACGGTTCTTTGTTATTTCTTCCACAATTTATCCGTCAGCACTTTAGCCATGACCTGATCGCGATAGTTCCGGCTGATTGGAATACGGTTTGTTTTGATAAAGATTTCATTCCCCTCGATCGAATCAATTTTTTTCGTAGAAACGATGAAGGATTTATGCACCCGGATAAACGATTGATCCGGTAAATTCTCCTCCAGGTTTTTTAGATTCAGGAGCGTTACGTATTTACTTTTACTGGTAAAGATGGTCACATAGTTTTGCAATCCTTCCGCATACAGAATATCGTCGAAGTATATTTTTTCGTATTTATTCCCGCATTTGATAAAGAAATAATCATTACTTTCTTCCCCTTTTTGTGGATTTGCCGATGCAGATCTGGTAAGGAGCCGGTGATATTCTTTCGCTTTATTGGCCGACTTGAAAAAACGATCGAACGTGATTGGTTTTAACAGATAATCCAGCACATTTAACTGAAAACCTTCCAGCGCAAAACTGGGGTAAGCCGTTGTAATAATTACCATGGGTGGATGCTCTACGATTTTTAAAAAATCGATGCCGTTCATTTTCGGCATCTGAATATCCAGGAAAATCAAATCCGTGGGTTGCCGATCCAATAACGTGATGAGCTCAAGCGGATTTTCGCAGGTATCGGTCAAGTGCAAAAAATCCACTTCCCGTACGTAACTGGCCAGTCCCTCCCTGGCTAATGGTTCATCATCGATAATGACACAATTGAGTTTCATACGGGTATGCCGGAAATGGGTAAGGGTGATGCTTGCATGGATTCCGTCAGGGTCAGCCGCAGCTTCACCTCAAACAGGTTCGGGTCCTGATGAATAGCCAGCTCATATTGATCCG comes from Spirosoma aureum and encodes:
- a CDS encoding alpha-L-fucosidase — translated: MPVSTIRSLCLSTTLIMLTISLMAQSASTQDQRLNWWRDARFGLFIHWGPISLIGKEISWSRTDYGKNRYDSLYRRFNPTRFNAKEWVAQAKAGGMKYVVLTAKHHDGFCLWNTKSTAYNIMSAPFGRDVCKELADAAHEAGLKIGWYFSLADWKDPDCRNPASNNEFVGRMMTQLTELLTNYGTIDLLWFDYEGSPSPANPKQVYELVHRLQPGIILNNRLEVFSPDESHSQPGTYGDYATPEGFVAGFGQTPWETCTNMGHQWAWKFGDTPRSLSESVHTLLRCVGSNGNLLLNVGPDSLGQFPSLFTNRLYELGSWIKPRSEAIYGTAGGPYTPTDSYVCTQKANKIFLHILTVTDGTFVLPALPVPIKQATLLNGGSVTFRQHKENLELVIPVTLRDSIATIIAITLDRPATTLSLIRPFSKTGSLAYTKSAKASSELSTFLHNATATVDDDPKTYWKLGRRSDVHFDNYYGTDLSFQSAKLQALFNSTGWLEIDLGQPQRVGQVVVNAFIPAKTSALTPQIGRFAIQYEKDQQWFTLASGQQPGSEWRKSITPVTAKRFRLVIQESVGSIGIREFQLFPPGPIN
- a CDS encoding LytR/AlgR family response regulator transcription factor, coding for MKLNCVIIDDEPLAREGLASYVREVDFLHLTDTCENPLELITLLDRQPTDLIFLDIQMPKMNGIDFLKIVEHPPMVIITTAYPSFALEGFQLNVLDYLLKPITFDRFFKSANKAKEYHRLLTRSASANPQKGEESNDYFFIKCGNKYEKIYFDDILYAEGLQNYVTIFTSKSKYVTLLNLKNLEENLPDQSFIRVHKSFIVSTKKIDSIEGNEIFIKTNRIPISRNYRDQVMAKVLTDKLWKK